The following DNA comes from Geothrix edaphica.
AGGAGATCAATGGCGGTCAGGCAGGCGCCAACTACGGGTGGCCCGCCACCGAGGGCGCCACCTCCAACCCGGCCTACCTCTCCCCGATCTACGCCTATCCCCACAGCGGCGGTCCGGTGACCGGCTGCTCCATCGTGGGCGCCGCGTTCTATGACCCGGCGACGCCCACCTTCCCGGCCGCGTTCCTCCACAAGTATCTCTTCATGGATTACTGCGGGGGCTGGATCCGCACCCTGGATCCCGCCACGGGGACCGTGGGCGACTGGCTGACGGGTCTCTCCAGTCCCGTGGATCTGCGGGTCGCGGGAGATGGCTCGGTCCTCGTGCTGTCCCGCGGCGGCGGGAGGCTGCAGCGCGTGACCTACACGGCGCCCTGAGCCCGTCCCGCCTGCCCCGTCCGCGCACGCGCTAAACTGGAACCTCTTCGTTCGAGGTGCCCGTGTCATTCACCCCAGGCAGCAGGCGCGGCGCCATGGCCGACATCAACATGACGCCGCTCATCGACGTGATGCTGGTGCTGCTGATCATCTTCATGATCGCGGCGCCCATGATGATGACGGGCGTGGACGTGAAGCTGCCGGAGAGCCGCACGGGCCGCAACCTGGAGAGCGAGGCCCTCACGGTCTCCATCACCTTCGACGGCCGCCTCCAGTTCGACCAGGCCTTCATGGCCCTGCCCGTGCTCGCCAACCAGCTCAAGGCCAAGGCCCAGTCCGGCGGCAAGCGCCCCGTGCTGGTGCGGGCCGACCACAACGTGCCCTACGGCCGCGTCATCCAGGTGGTGGACGCCATCCGCGAGGCGGGCTTCACCCAGGTGGGCTTCGTCACCGCCGCCGCGCCCATCGCCGCCCCGCCTGCCGAAGCGAAATGAGCCAGGACCTGCAGGCCTACCTCCGCACGCGCGCCCACCTGGGCGAGCTCCGCTGGGGGCCGGGCCTGGCCCTGAGCCTGGCCCTGCACTTGACCGTCGGCGTGGCCTTCTTCTGGCCCCGGAGCGGCGGCGCGGAGAAGGCCGAGGAGCTCAAGGTCACCTGGGTGAACCTGCCCGCGGCCATGGGCGGCACCTCCGGCGGCTCCGATGCCATGGAGGTGGGCAAGACCGGCGAGCGCCTGCGGCGCGTGGAGGAGGTGGCGCCGGTGCGGGACACCACGCCCTCCGCCACAGCCCCGGATCCCTTCGCCACGAAGACCACCAAATCCGCGGCCAAGGGCGACAGCAAGGACACCGCCAGCCAGGGCACGGGCACCACCGCCGCCAAGGGCAAGACCGCCTCGCCCAACCCCGTGGCCGGGGCCGTGGGCTCGGGCAACGGCGCGGCCTTCGGCGCGGGCTCGGGCATCCCGGGCCTGAACCCCACCTCCGGCGTCCAGGGCGGCGTGGGCCTGGTGGGCGGGGTGGATGGCAACTTCCCCTTCGTGTGGTACCTGCAGCAGGTCCAGGCCCGCATCACGTCCAACTGGAACCGGGTCTCCAGCACCCAGGGCCGCGTGCAGATCTACTTCCGCATCGCCCGGGACGGCAGCCTCGACCGCGTGCGCGTGGAGATCCCCAGCGGCAACGCCGCCATGGACGAGAGCGCCCGCATGGCCGTCCTGCGCGCCGCCCCCCTCCAGCGCCTGCCGGAGGGCTACGACGGCTCGTACCTGGGCGTGCGCTTCTGGTTCACGTACCTGGGGAACTGAGCAGCACGGACCCGCCTGCGCTCACTCCACCAGACCGCCCCCGCCCGGATCCGGGTCGATGACGGCCACGGCCAAGTTCACGGAGTGCATGGGGAAATCGAGGGTGAACTCGCCTGCCGGCAAGGGGATCCGGACCATGACGCCGGTGGCATCGAAGCCCGTCAGCTCCCACGCCTCATCCGCCCGGAGGTGGATGGCCCGACTCACTTTCGGATCTGAGAAGGTCCAGCCCCGGACGCCCGGAGGCAGGTGTTTGGCTGCGAATTTCAGGCTGTGCATGGTTCCTCCTGTTCATGGGGCGTTGGGGATGCAGGGCCCGATGGCGCGGCCCGGGAAAGAGCTGTTCAGGAACGCTTCCGCCAGCTGGAAACCAGCGAAAGGACTTCCTCATGGTGTTCGGAGTCCTCGCTGCGGGGGCTGGCCAGGGCCGAGGCCAGGGCATCCAGGGCCTCCTTGTCCCGCCCCCGCAGGTGCAGCACCCAGGCCCGGGCGCGCCAGATCTGGGGGCGGTCGCCCGCGAGCCCCCGGGCCTCGTCCAGCAGGCGCTCGGCTTCCGCCAGGTCGCGCTGCCGGGCCTTGCACTCGGCGAGGGCGGCGAGGGCCTCGGCCCGGTTCTGCGCCGTCCCCTTCTTCGCCAGCAGCGCCGAGGCCTCCATCAGGCGGATGGTGGCGGCCGGGAGCCTCCCCCGCGCCCGCAGGAGATCCCCCAGCCGGTAGAGGGCCCGCCCCTGGATCAGGAGGAAGTCGTGTTTCCGCGCCTCCTCCAGGACGGCGTCGTACCGGGCGGCCGCCTGGTCGAAGTCGCCCTTCATGTGGGCGGCGATGCCCAGCAGCAGCAGCGTCCGGCACTCGCCCTCGGCATCCCCCAGGTCCCGGCGCAGGCGGAGCACCTCCAGGAAGGTCTTCTCCGCCGGCCCGGGCCGCCCCTCCTCCAGGTCGAGGATGGCCAGGTTGTTCTGCGTGAGGGCCGTGTACAGAGGGCTCTCGGCCACGCCCGCGTCGGCCAGGGCATCCTGGTAGAAGCCGCGGGCCTCCTGGGTCCGGCCCAGGTACTTGGCCCGGTTGCCCAGGTTCACCAGGATGTCGGTCCTCAGCCCCCGGTTCCCTGTGGCGGTCACCATCTCGAGGGCGGGCGTGAGCGACCGTTCCGCCGCCGTCCAGTCCTCCTTGTGGATCCAGTGGGTGCCGAGCTCGTTCAGGATCTTGGCCTGGAGGTCCGTGTCCCGCGTGGCCCGGCCCAGCTCCAGGGCCTGCTCCAGCAGGGGGACCTCCTCATCGGACTTCCGGTCCGTCCTCCGGGCGAGGAGCGCCAGCCCGATCAGCCCTTCGGCTTCGGAGTACCGGTCCCGCGACTCGCGGGCGGTGGCCACGGCCCACATGAGCGTGGGCAGGGCCTTCGCGTCCCCCCGGCTGTACAGCACCGAGCCATAGACCCGCACCCCCGGAGCGAAGCGCGGCGCCAGCAGCGCGGCCCGCTCCAGGAAGGGAAGGGCCCGCATCCGGTCCCCGTGCCGGAGCAGGTCGAGGCCTGTGCCGTAGGCCTCGAGGGCCTCCTTCGGGGGCATGGCCGGGAACTCGGGGGACCGGCCCAGCGGCGACAGGGTCCGGTTCAGCTCCTTCAGCACCGAAGGCACCGCCAGGTTGGGTTCATAGTCGGGGGTGGCGGCGGCAGATTCCCGGCTGGCCCGCAGGCGGCCCTCGCGGTCCACCAGCCTCAGCCGCAGCACGGGAGCGCCCGAGCCGGGAACCGGGGCCAGCTCCCCCAGCATCACCAGGTCCGCGCCGGTCCGGGCCACCAGGCGGCGGATGAGCGCCGCCTCATCGCCTGCCGTCGCCGCCATGGCCGCGGCCCGGGGCCGGTCGTCTCCGGGATCGCGATCCTGCACGACCTTCACCTGGGGGAAGCTGCGGAGGATGTGCTCCAGCAGGTCCGTGGTGGTGATCTCCGCCTCGGGCGTGCGCCCGGGATCCGGCGTGAGGTTCCGGACCGGCGCCACCACCAGCCGGGCCTGGCGCGAGGCCGAGAACTCGGGGATCACGCCCCGGCCGTAGGCCCATGTGCCCAGCCCCGTCAGGGCGAGCGTCACGGCCGCCGCGGCGGCCGCCCACCACACAGGGGAGGTGGGCGCCTGGATCTGGTCCAGCGCCTCGACCACTTCCTGCGCCGTGGGGCGGGCCGACGGATCCAGGCAGAGCAGGCGGTCCACCAGGTTCCGGAGGGCGTGCGGCCCGGCGGCGTGCCCATGGGGATGCGGCCCCGACCCTGAGCGCCACTTGAGCACCCTCCGGGTCCAGGGGACCGGGGTCCGCTCCGTCCCCGGCGGCGGATCGCCCGCCAGGGCCAGGGAGGCGACCACGCCGAGCGCATACAGGTCCGTGGCCGCCGTGGCACTCTCCCCCAGCAGCAGCTCCGGGGCGATGAAGCCGCGGGTGCCCATGACCGTCCCGGGCTGGGTGAGCGGCTCATCGGAACCCGGGCAGGTCGCCGTCGTGCCTTCCTCCCCAGGCGGGGCGGGCCAGGTGTCCCCGCGGTCCCCCGGTCCCGCCACTTCGAAGTCCTTCGCCAGGCCGAAATCCAGGAGCTTGGCCGAGCCCTCCGGCGTGATCAGGATGTTCGACGGCTTCAGGTCCCGGTGGATGACGCCCTTGGCGTGGGCCGCCGCCAGGGCCAGGGCCACCTCGCGGAGCAGCCGGAGCGCTTTCGGGAGCGGCAGCGGCCCCTGCTCCAGCAGCTTCGAGAGGGGGGTCCCCTCCACCCACTCCATGGCCATGACCAGGGTCCCGTGGTGGTCCAGCCAGTCGTACACGTGGCAGATGCCCGCGTGGTCGAGCTTCGCGAGGATCTGGGCCTCCCGCTGGAAACGGCTCAGGGCGGCCCGCTGGCTGGCATGGTCCGCGCGGATGGTCTTCAGGGCGACGTGGCGCTCCAGCGAGCCGTCCCAGCCCCTGTATACCCGCCCCATGCCGCCCTCGGCGACAAACGCCTCCACCTGGTAACGGCCGACCACGTCACCGGGCTGGAGCGGGCTGGCAGTCTGAGTCGCCATGGGAGTCGCTGGAACAGGACACCATCAGGAGCCGACCATCCACTCGGGCCGCACATCCGTCCTTCGAGGAAGCCGGGGCATTCGCAAAAAGTCTACATCTCCTGTCCACCACCTCTGATTTCAACCGATCTCCGACCCGGCCCCTTCACCGGCCCGTCCGGCGGTACACTCCCGTCATGCTTCCGCTTCTGCCCCTGGTGGCCCTCTACGCCCAGGCTCCGGCCTCCCCCGCCCTCGCGACCGTGACCGCCGAGCCCAGGGAGGTGCGCCCCGGCGAGTCGGTGCTGCTGACCTGGGCCTGCCCCAGGTCCACCCAGGTGCGGCTGGAACCCGGCGGCATGATCCTGCCGGGCCGCTCCCAGGTGACGCTGCGGCCCGCCTACACCACGACCTACCGCCTCTTCGACGCCAGCCCCGGGGCGGAATCTGGCGGCGCGGAGCTGGGCCACGCGGAGGTGCGCGTCACCCCCGGCCTGCCCCTGGGCGAGGCCGCCCGCATCTGCGCCTTCGACGCCAGCGCCAAGGCCGTGCTGCCCGGCGATCCCGTGGTGCTGAAGTGGGAATGCGCGGGCAGCGCCAAGGTGCGCCTGGAGCCCGGCGGCCTCGAGCTCGACGGCAAGAGCGAAGTCACCGTCACACCCCTGGAGAGCACCCGCTACACCATCACCGCCAACAACGCCGCTGGCGGCCAGAGCCGCACGCTGGAGGTGTCCGTGCTGGGCCACCAGGCCCTGGCCCTCGCCAAGGCCGCCCGGACCCCCACGGCCAGCGTCTGCAGCTTCGAGGCCAGCCGCACGGTGGTGAAGCCCGGCGAGCAGGTGGACCTGAAGTGGGTGTGCCAGGGCGACGCCAAGGTGCGCCTGGAGCCCGGCGGCCTGGAGCTGGACGGCCAGTCCAGCATCGCCGTGGTCCCGGACAGGACCACGGTCTACACGCTGAGCGTCAGCAACCTCATGGGCGGCTCCTCGCGCAGCGTCGAGGTGCAGGTGGAGGCCCCGCGCCGGGTGCTCACCGAAAAGGATCTGGCTGATCCGGAAGAGGCCGTGAAGCCCCTGGAGCACATGGACCTCCAGGAGGCCCTGCACCGGGGCGCCGCCCTGCGGGCCGCCGCGCCGGAAGGCGCCTGGACGCTCCGGCTGGTGGTCTCCGGCCGCGCCGACGGCCTCAAGCAGGTGGCCCGGGCTGCCGGCCCCAAGGCCCCGGGCGTGCTGGTGCTGCCCTACGTGCGCCCCGACGGCTTCCGCTGGTGGCAGGCCTGCTACGGCGCCTACCCCACCCGCGCCGCCGCCCTGAAGGCCTGGCGCAGCGCGCCGGAGGCCCTGAAGAAGGCCTTCCACGACGCCCTGCCCCTCCGCCTCCAGAGGCTGCCGGGCGATCCGCCGAAGGTCGAGCCTAGCCGCGGATGACGTCGATGGTGTAGGGCTCGCCGATCATGTTGGCGTCCTGCGTGTCCACGATGAAGTAGATGGTGCGCGTCGCCTTCGTGGGGTTCTCGTAGGTGGCCTGGGGTTCGCCGGTGGGGATGCGGTTCTGGAGCAGGCCGGGCTCATCCTGGCCCCAGGCGTTCACCGCCAGCACCCGGAACCAGGCCTTGCGGCCCTCCACCACCTGCACCTTCACCTTGCCGCCCGCGGGCACCTCGATGGCATAGGCCCGCCGGCCGCTCATGTCGGGGATCTTGTCCGTCACCCGGACGCTGCCCGCCGGCAGCTGCAGGGCCGGAATGGAGGGCCCCTTGCGGGCCCCCTGCCGGGTCTCGCCCAGGATGCCGGCCTCCGCCCCCGGATCCGGGCGGTGGGGCACCATGGGCCCCCGCGGAGCCTTGGGCAGGTCCTTGGCGTCCACCACCGGCAGGGGCGCCGGGGCCTGGAGGACCATCATGGGAAGCAGCAACAGACTGGGCAGCATGGGCACCTCCGCGCACATCCACTCCTAGGATGCTCCCAAACCGGAATGGGTTTACCCCGGGAAGGAAGGTCGGGCCATGCCTCGGATTACTACCTGTTGAAACAGGCATGGCGAATGACTATCTTCAGACAGCCCAATGCGGGCTTTATCCAAGGAGGACACATGAAGATCAATCCCTTCCGGTCGGTTGCGCTTCCCGTGGCCCTGGCGGCCTGCGCGCTCGCCCCTGCCCACGCCGGCGAAACGCCCGGCAAGGCCGTGGCCTTGGCCGCCGACCAGCTTTCCTGGGAGGACCTGGCGGCCAAGGGGGCCGGCGTCATGATCTCCGACGTCGAGGGCCACCACGCCAAGGGGGCCTGGCACGGCTTCGTCAAGTTCCCCGTGGCCAGCAAGAGCGGCGTCCACGCCCACTCCAGCGCCCTGAGGCTCGTGGTGGTGTCGGGCACCTTCCGCTACGGAAGCGACCCCGACCACGAGCAGCCCTATGGGCCCGGCTCGTACGTCTTCATCCCGGCGAACCACCCCCACTCCAAC
Coding sequences within:
- a CDS encoding ExbD/TolR family protein, coding for MSFTPGSRRGAMADINMTPLIDVMLVLLIIFMIAAPMMMTGVDVKLPESRTGRNLESEALTVSITFDGRLQFDQAFMALPVLANQLKAKAQSGGKRPVLVRADHNVPYGRVIQVVDAIREAGFTQVGFVTAAAPIAAPPAEAK
- a CDS encoding energy transducer TonB → MSQDLQAYLRTRAHLGELRWGPGLALSLALHLTVGVAFFWPRSGGAEKAEELKVTWVNLPAAMGGTSGGSDAMEVGKTGERLRRVEEVAPVRDTTPSATAPDPFATKTTKSAAKGDSKDTASQGTGTTAAKGKTASPNPVAGAVGSGNGAAFGAGSGIPGLNPTSGVQGGVGLVGGVDGNFPFVWYLQQVQARITSNWNRVSSTQGRVQIYFRIARDGSLDRVRVEIPSGNAAMDESARMAVLRAAPLQRLPEGYDGSYLGVRFWFTYLGN
- a CDS encoding serine/threonine-protein kinase — encoded protein: MATQTASPLQPGDVVGRYQVEAFVAEGGMGRVYRGWDGSLERHVALKTIRADHASQRAALSRFQREAQILAKLDHAGICHVYDWLDHHGTLVMAMEWVEGTPLSKLLEQGPLPLPKALRLLREVALALAAAHAKGVIHRDLKPSNILITPEGSAKLLDFGLAKDFEVAGPGDRGDTWPAPPGEEGTTATCPGSDEPLTQPGTVMGTRGFIAPELLLGESATAATDLYALGVVASLALAGDPPPGTERTPVPWTRRVLKWRSGSGPHPHGHAAGPHALRNLVDRLLCLDPSARPTAQEVVEALDQIQAPTSPVWWAAAAAAVTLALTGLGTWAYGRGVIPEFSASRQARLVVAPVRNLTPDPGRTPEAEITTTDLLEHILRSFPQVKVVQDRDPGDDRPRAAAMAATAGDEAALIRRLVARTGADLVMLGELAPVPGSGAPVLRLRLVDREGRLRASRESAAATPDYEPNLAVPSVLKELNRTLSPLGRSPEFPAMPPKEALEAYGTGLDLLRHGDRMRALPFLERAALLAPRFAPGVRVYGSVLYSRGDAKALPTLMWAVATARESRDRYSEAEGLIGLALLARRTDRKSDEEVPLLEQALELGRATRDTDLQAKILNELGTHWIHKEDWTAAERSLTPALEMVTATGNRGLRTDILVNLGNRAKYLGRTQEARGFYQDALADAGVAESPLYTALTQNNLAILDLEEGRPGPAEKTFLEVLRLRRDLGDAEGECRTLLLLGIAAHMKGDFDQAAARYDAVLEEARKHDFLLIQGRALYRLGDLLRARGRLPAATIRLMEASALLAKKGTAQNRAEALAALAECKARQRDLAEAERLLDEARGLAGDRPQIWRARAWVLHLRGRDKEALDALASALASPRSEDSEHHEEVLSLVSSWRKRS
- a CDS encoding DUF4437 domain-containing protein → MKINPFRSVALPVALAACALAPAHAGETPGKAVALAADQLSWEDLAAKGAGVMISDVEGHHAKGAWHGFVKFPVASKSGVHAHSSALRLVVVSGTFRYGSDPDHEQPYGPGSYVFIPANHPHSNSQPDGAVVYVEQSGKYDNKPAGH